A stretch of DNA from Deinococcota bacterium:
CCCCGATGCCGCGACCCCCTCCGGTCACGACGGCGTGTTTGTCGGCGAGTTGCGCTTGCGCTCTGTGCATCTTCCAATCCGCAGCGGTGAAATGCTGTTCCAGCATAGCCTCTCAGCCAACTATTTTCAACGTCAAATTTTTATGCCTTGACTTTTTAGGTCCGGATGATAAGCTGAGCTGCAAAGAGCACAAGCTGCGCGTCCTGCGACACTGCCGTCTAGAGGATGCCACCGAGAGGGGAAAGGTCACGTCCGGCAAGCGTCAAACCATTCCGGTTCATGATGGGCATGACGGCCTCGAGCTCGAGAAGGGCACGCCCCTGCTCAGCCGCCACCACCTCGCGGCCCTGCCTCCCGTCCCGCCGACGCGGCGCGTCGCTTACGGTGAGGCGGCGGCGCAGTTCGCCGACCTCTACCTGCCGGGACCTGACGCGGCGAGGCCGCAGTGTAGGGCCACTAGGCCCCCGCTAGTGCGGGTACTACAGTGTAGGGCCACTAGGCCCCCGCTAGTGCGGGTACTACTGCCCGTCGTCATGCTCCTGCACGGCGGCTGCTGGCGCGAGCGCGTCAGCCTCGACTACTTCGGCCAGGCCGCGCAGAGGCTGACGGGGGCGGGTAGCGCGGTGTGGAACGTCGAGTACCGGCGGCTGGGCGGCGGGGGCGGCTGGCCGGCCACCTTGTTGGACGTGGCGGCTGCAACCGAGGCGCTGAGAGCCTTGGCGCCGGAGTACGGCCTCGACCTGGCGCGGCTGCTCGCCGTCGGCCACTCCGCCGGCAGCCAGCTGGCGCTGTGGCTGGCGGGACGGCAGCGGCTGCCCCAGAGCAGCCCGCTCTACCGGCCCGACCCCCTGCTCCTGCGGGGCGTGGTGTCGCTGGCGGGCATCCCCGACCTGGCCGAGGCGGCCGCGCGCGGGCTCTGTCAGGGCGCGCCGCAGGAGCTTCTCGGCGGCGGGCCCGGCGAGCGGCCGGAGCGTTACGCGCAGGCCTCGCCGGCGGCACTGCTTCCTCTCGGTTGCCCACAGGTCTTCATCCACGGCGAGGAGGACGACATCGTTCCCCTCGACTACGTCCAAGCGTATGTGCGCGCCGCGCAGGCGCGGGGCGAGGCCGCGCGCCTCGAGACGCTCCCCGCCACCGGCCACTTCGAGCCCGTGGTGGTCGGCACACCCGCCTGGGAAGTCGTCCAGGAAGAAATCATGAAGGGGCTCGAGCCCTAAAAGAGCTATGCTGACGGTGCGGCATTATAGACTCGCTGGTACGCTCAGCGTGAGCAAAAGAAAGGAAGGTCCCATGCGCGCTTTTAGACTTCTCGTGCTTCTCTTCGGTACCCTCGGCCTGCTCGGCAACGCTCTGGCAGAACCCGTCAGGATCGGCATGGTGACGACGCTGTCGACCGGCGGCGGCTACCTGGGCGACCACGTCCGCAAAGGCTTCGAGCTCGCGGTCGAGATGCGCAGCAGCCCCATCGAGCTCGAGCTCTTCGTCGAGGACGACGCCCAGAACCCCGAGCAGGCGGTGCAGCTCGTCGACCGGCTGGTCGAGCGCGAGGGCGTCAGGATCATGACCGGGGTGATCTTCTCGAACGTCGCCATGGCGACGGTGCCGCGCCTGGTGCGCCGCGGCGTGGTCTACGTGAGCCCCAACGCCGGGCCCTCCGACCTGGCCGGCCGCGGCTGCCACCCCAACTACTTCAACGTCGCCTGGCAAAACGACAACCTCCACGAGGCGATGGGGCAGTACGTAGGGGACGAGGGCTATGACAACGTCTACATCCTCGCGCCCAACTACCCCGCCGGGCAGGACGCGCTCAACGGCTTCAAGCGCTACTACAGCGGCGGACTCGCCGGCGAGGTCTACACCCAGTTCGGCCAGACCGACTATGCCGCCGAGATCTCCGCGCTGCGCGCCGCCCAACCCGACGCGGTGTTCTTCTTCTACCCCGGCGGCATGGGCATCAACTTCGTCCGCCAGTACGCCCAGGCGGGGCTTCTGGGCGAGATCCCGCTCTTCGGCTCGGCCTTTTCCTTCGACGACACCCTGCTCGACGCGGTCGGCGAGGCCGCGGTGGGGACGTTTAACACCTCGCAGTGGTCGCCCGACCTGGACAACCCCGCCAACCAGGCTTTCGTCGCGGCCTACCGGGAGCGCTACGGCGAGTACCCGACGCTCTACTCGAGCCAGGGCTTCGACACCGCCAACCTGATCCTGAGCGCGCTCGAGCAGGTGAACGGCAACATAGACGACACCGAGGCGCTCATCGCGGCGCTCCGCGAGGCCGACTTCGACTCGGTGCGCGGGGCCTTCCGCTTCGGCCCCAACCACCACCCCATCCAGAACATCTACCTGCGCGAGGTCTACGTGGACGAAAACGACAACGTCACCAACCGCCTGGCCGGCACCATCTTCGAAGACCACCAGGACGCCTACGCCGCCGACTGCCAAATGCCCTGAGCTAAGGTTTCAATAAGGCGGTAAAGCCCGAACACCCCGAAAGGGTTCGCGCTTTACCGCCGCTCCCGATGCTTCTCTTCACCGAACAAGTTTTGAACGGCGTCCAATTGGGCGTCACGCTGCTGCTCATGGCGTCGGGCTTGACGCTTATCTTCGGCATCATGAACCTGATCAACTTGGCGCATGGCT
This window harbors:
- a CDS encoding alpha/beta hydrolase — protein: MRVLLPVVMLLHGGCWRERVSLDYFGQAAQRLTGAGSAVWNVEYRRLGGGGGWPATLLDVAAATEALRALAPEYGLDLARLLAVGHSAGSQLALWLAGRQRLPQSSPLYRPDPLLLRGVVSLAGIPDLAEAAARGLCQGAPQELLGGGPGERPERYAQASPAALLPLGCPQVFIHGEEDDIVPLDYVQAYVRAAQARGEAARLETLPATGHFEPVVVGTPAWEVVQEEIMKGLEP
- a CDS encoding ABC transporter substrate-binding protein; this translates as MRAFRLLVLLFGTLGLLGNALAEPVRIGMVTTLSTGGGYLGDHVRKGFELAVEMRSSPIELELFVEDDAQNPEQAVQLVDRLVEREGVRIMTGVIFSNVAMATVPRLVRRGVVYVSPNAGPSDLAGRGCHPNYFNVAWQNDNLHEAMGQYVGDEGYDNVYILAPNYPAGQDALNGFKRYYSGGLAGEVYTQFGQTDYAAEISALRAAQPDAVFFFYPGGMGINFVRQYAQAGLLGEIPLFGSAFSFDDTLLDAVGEAAVGTFNTSQWSPDLDNPANQAFVAAYRERYGEYPTLYSSQGFDTANLILSALEQVNGNIDDTEALIAALREADFDSVRGAFRFGPNHHPIQNIYLREVYVDENDNVTNRLAGTIFEDHQDAYAADCQMP